A single window of Drosophila suzukii chromosome 3, CBGP_Dsuzu_IsoJpt1.0, whole genome shotgun sequence DNA harbors:
- the LOC118877577 gene encoding uncharacterized protein, which yields MSQETESEIPNSDLEQLDQPATGSFHCLHTYPPLHIAIHGMSALIHTRLSQAALDLCLELLEAGVNPKTLAEVILHVFDVKEKIKAPTSY from the coding sequence ATGTCACAAGAAACCGAATCGGAAATACCTAATTCGGATCTAGAGCAACTGGATCAGCCAGCCACTGGAAGTTTTCATTGCCTTCACACTTATCCGCCTCTGCACATAGCCATCCATGGAATGTCGGCCCTGATCCACACCCGTTTGTCCCAGGCGGCTCTTGACCTCTGCCTTGAGCTCTTGGAGGCGGGGGTCAATCCCAAGACCCTGGCCGAAGTGATCCTGCACGTGTTCGACGTCAAGGAGAAAATTAAGGCACCCACAAGTTACTAG
- the LOC108018670 gene encoding surfeit locus protein 4 homolog: protein MAIDPLIMEVHQKRAVKFLLVFWARILIVSSFLAEALYTYSHWHLQRSSLSMTWHCGYLVAGTYTSLLATAQLIASLLIVVNRQICAATGILWLAAHLRMAATPALWSLTKYMELCGMISALLLIMLKSQRHAVVAFFLITYLNCKELEHFLWRILYKYVLKLLLVLIMVGFRLRLSAGLLIALLAIHCMDTHIWRKDALVDYLLSTGDVRRFHFWHKVSVAGGLILTTVNRGNRHPTL from the coding sequence ATGGCGATTGACCCTTTAATCATGGAGGTGCACCAAAAGCGGGCGGTTAAGTTTCTGTTGGTTTTTTGGGCCAGGATCCTCATAGTGTCCAGCTTCCTGGCAGAGGCCTTGTACACCTACAGCCACTGGCACCTGCAACGGAGTTCGCTGAGCATGACCTGGCACTGTGGCTACTTGGTGGCTGGGACCTACACCAGCCTTCTGGCTACGGCGCAACTGATTGCCTCCCTGCTAATTGTGGTCAACAGGCAGATATGTGCGGCCACGGGAATCCTGTGGCTGGCGGCCCATCTGCGAATGGCCGCCACTCCGGCGTTGTGGAGCCTCACCAAGTACATGGAGTTGTGCGGTATGATCAGCGCCCTCCTGCTGATCATGCTGAAGTCCCAACGCCACGCTGTTGTCGCGTTCTTCCTGATCACCTACCTGAATTGCAAGGAGCTGGAGCACTTCCTGTGGCGCATCCTTTACAAGTATGTCCTGAAGCTCCTGCTGGTCCTCATTATGGTGGGCTTCCGGCTGAGGCTCTCCGCCGGACTGTTGATCGCCCTGTTGGCCATCCACTGCATGGATACCCACATCTGGCGGAAAGATGCCCTCGTGGATTACTTATTATCCACCGGGGACGTGCGACGCTTCCACTTTTGGCACAAGGTCTCCGTAGCCGGGGGACTGATCCTCACTACCGTAAATAGGGGAAATCGCCATCCCACGTTGTAA
- the Srlp gene encoding probable enoyl-CoA hydratase echA8 — MLRKFGKLVAQQVGQQARFTTAHRTFSSTKALHKDPAPQEAESSPPKNILVEKDKNITLIGINRPQQRNAIDSLTASQLCDAFANFEADDTSPVAVLYGVGGSFCSGFDILEISTDEKEEISVDILMRPEGSVGPTRRQIKKPVVCGINGYCIANGLELALMCDLRVMEESAVLGFFNRRFGVPMLDAGTIRLPAMIGLSRALDLILTGRPVGSQEAHDIGLVNRIVPTGTALGNALELATCLAKFPQRALIHDRNSVYSSTFETSTFHQAVQNEVMFTSREIIEDMQNGIKWFNQTFKPDTTHSWLKRDRSMADWDDEEVAEAAAQKEKLRQEQEAALAEAEKQKQAEKSQKKSKKAEEKPAESADSKDPEDKPKQK, encoded by the exons ATGTTGCGCAAATTCGGCAAACTGGTGGCTCAGCAGGTGGGCCAGCAAGCACGTTTCACCACAGCCCACCGCACATTCTCCTCGACAAAAGCGCTGCATAAAG ATCCTGCGCCCCAGGAGGCCGAGTCGTCGCCGCCCAAGAACATACTGGTGGAGAAGGACAAGAACATCACCCTGATCGGCATCAATCGACCGCAGCAGCGCAATGCCATCGACTCCCTCACAGCCTCGCAACTGTGCGACGCCTTCGCCAACTTCGAGGCGGACGACACTTCGCCGGTAGCGGTGCTTTACGGCGTGGGCGGATCCTTCTGCTCCGGCTTTGACATCCTCGAGATCAGCACCGACGAGAAGGAGGAGATTAGCGTGGACATCCTGATGCGACCTGAGGGATCCGTGGGTCCCACGCGGCGCCAGATCAAGAAGCCAGTCGTGTGCGGCATCAATGGCTACTGCATAGCCAACGGCCTGGAGCTGGCCCTCATGTGTGACCTGCGCGTCATGGAAGAGTCCGCCGTACTGGGATTCTTTAATCGCCGCTTTGGCGTGCCAATGCTCGATGCTGGCACTATTCGCCTGCCGGCCATGATTGGCTTGTCCCGTGCTCTAGATCTGATACTCACAGGACGTCCGGTGGGCTCTCAGGAGGCCCACGACATTGGCCTGGTCAACCGGATTGTGCCCACGGGAACTGCACTGGGCAACGCCCTGGAGCTGGCCACTTGTCTGGCCAAGTTCCCGCAACGCGCACTCATCCACGATCGTAACTCTGTCTACTCGAGCACTTTCGAGACGTCCACGTTCCATCAGGCGGTGCAGAACGAGGTGATGTTCACTTCCCGAGAGATCATTGAGGACATGCAGAACGGCATCAAGTGGTTTAACCAGA CCTTTAAGCCGGACACCACGCATTCGTGGCTGAAGCGAGACCGCTCCATGGCCGACTGGGACGATGAGGAAGTGGCCGAGGCTGCTGCCCAGAAGGAAAAACTGAGGCAGGAACAGGAGGCTGCTCTGGCCGAGGCAGAAAAGCAAAAGCAGGCCGAAAAGtcccaaaaaaaatcgaaGAAGGCGGAGGAGAAGCCTGCTGAGAGTGCCGATAGTAAAGATCCTGAAGATAAGCCAAAACAAAAGTAG